In Rhodococcus sp. OK302, one genomic interval encodes:
- a CDS encoding ABC transporter ATP-binding protein, translating into MTTTSTSVDAPSRLVAQNLTLGYGDRIIVDGLDLEIPTGVITTVIGPNGCGKSTLLRALGRLLKPKSGSVVLDGKAISSMKTKEVARILGMLPQTPVAPEGLTVADLVARGRHPHQSWIRQWSSDDEGEVAQALALTGVSDLADRPVDQLSGGQRQRAWISMALAQGTDILLLDEPTTYLDLAHSMEVLDLVDQLHEEMGRTVVMILHDLNLAVRYSDHLIVMRDGAVVAAGIPKDIISAELLLEVFGLEAVVIDDPVSDRPLIVPIGTRHVFGAVGGPVARPANSPTPV; encoded by the coding sequence ATGACCACCACGTCCACATCCGTCGACGCACCGTCGCGGCTCGTCGCACAAAATCTCACTCTCGGTTACGGCGACCGCATCATCGTCGACGGGCTCGATCTCGAGATCCCGACCGGTGTGATCACGACGGTCATCGGCCCCAACGGTTGCGGCAAGTCCACGCTCCTGCGAGCCCTGGGGCGTCTACTCAAGCCCAAGAGTGGGTCAGTTGTTTTGGACGGCAAGGCAATCAGTTCCATGAAGACCAAGGAGGTTGCGCGGATCCTCGGCATGCTTCCCCAGACACCCGTCGCCCCGGAGGGCCTGACTGTCGCGGACTTGGTTGCGCGTGGACGCCATCCGCACCAGTCGTGGATCCGCCAATGGTCTTCCGACGACGAGGGCGAGGTAGCTCAGGCTCTCGCGTTGACCGGAGTTTCCGATCTGGCGGATCGTCCGGTCGACCAACTCTCCGGTGGTCAGCGTCAGCGGGCCTGGATCTCGATGGCCTTGGCTCAAGGCACCGACATCCTCCTACTGGACGAACCGACGACGTACCTCGACCTTGCGCATTCCATGGAGGTTCTCGACCTCGTGGATCAGTTGCACGAGGAAATGGGCCGAACCGTCGTCATGATTTTGCACGACCTCAACCTCGCGGTGCGCTACAGCGACCACCTGATCGTGATGCGCGACGGCGCCGTTGTCGCCGCCGGGATTCCCAAGGACATCATTTCCGCCGAACTTCTCCTCGAGGTGTTCGGCCTCGAGGCAGTGGTGATCGACGATCCCGTATCGGATCGGCCACTGATCGTGCCGATCGGAACCCGGCACGTGTTCGGCGCGGTCGGCGGTCCGGTTGCAAGGCCCGCGAATTCCCCCACCCCAGTTTGA